In one window of Gemmatimonadota bacterium DNA:
- a CDS encoding vitamin B12-dependent ribonucleotide reductase, with translation MLPDDLPAAELTENARIVLARRYLKKDPGGEPNEEPEVMFWRVARTIADVDSDYGASEAGVDEVARQFYDLMINGTFEPNSPTLMNAGRPLGQLSACFVLPVDDALSNGRSGIYDTLTAMALVHQSGGGTGFGFSRLRPEGETVRSTMGVASGPVSFMRLYDASTDVVKQGGTRRGANMGILRVDHPDIRAFITCKNDTSQITNFNISVAITDVFMEAVGNDETYDLVSPKRGEVVGQERARDIFDMIVRGAWLTGEPGTFFIDRANAYNPVPALGSYEATNPCGEQPLLPYDVCNLGSINLGKFVKEDAAPGVDPVEGIDWDALRTVVHLSTHFLDNVIDANCYPLPEIHDLAQNIRRIGLGVMGWADMLVRLGIAYDSDDGVALGRRVMEFVNEESRNASEKLAETRGVFPAWEESIWGPDGKAATRPDGTRVRRMRELRHCNLTTVAPTGTISIFAGCSGGIEPLFAVAFMRNQAGVLMPDVNPDFVRMAEEGGWYSEELMEKIANEGHIHFEEVPQEAQRSFRTAHDITPEWHVRMQAAFQEHTDSAISKTTNFPREATEEQVREIYELAFSLGCKGVTVYRDGSRERQVLSTGKTAPIADNAEAVAGISELEHSLADAREEAHNLRIETERLKHELQDQDVTRGAARHKRQRPQTLHGFTMKMNSPLGDLYVTINEDETGRPFEVFCTLGKAGGAANADAEAIGRLMSLALRSGIPISQVKDQLRGISCDRAVGLGPNKVLSVPDGIGQAIERYLEEKEGIQEALPLTTGAIPSTSTAATQTQSSSYTSGVQAFDMGTCPECGTGHLAFEEGCKKCHVCGYSECG, from the coding sequence GTGCTTCCCGACGATCTGCCCGCTGCGGAGCTGACAGAAAATGCCCGCATCGTCCTCGCCCGCCGCTACCTGAAGAAGGACCCGGGAGGCGAACCCAATGAAGAGCCGGAGGTGATGTTCTGGCGTGTGGCTCGGACCATCGCGGACGTCGACTCGGACTACGGAGCGTCGGAGGCCGGGGTCGACGAGGTCGCCCGTCAGTTCTACGACCTCATGATCAACGGCACGTTTGAGCCGAACTCGCCCACGCTCATGAACGCGGGCCGCCCCCTCGGCCAGCTCTCCGCGTGCTTCGTGCTTCCGGTCGACGACGCGCTCTCGAATGGTCGGAGCGGCATCTACGACACGCTCACCGCCATGGCGCTCGTGCACCAGTCGGGGGGTGGCACCGGCTTTGGCTTCTCCCGCCTGCGTCCCGAGGGTGAGACCGTCCGGTCGACGATGGGGGTCGCGTCCGGCCCCGTGTCGTTCATGAGGCTGTACGACGCGAGCACCGATGTCGTGAAGCAGGGCGGTACCCGTCGAGGGGCGAACATGGGCATCCTGCGCGTCGACCACCCCGACATCCGTGCGTTTATCACGTGTAAGAACGACACTTCGCAGATCACCAACTTCAACATTTCCGTGGCGATCACCGACGTGTTCATGGAGGCGGTGGGCAACGACGAGACGTACGATCTCGTGAGCCCGAAGCGTGGTGAAGTCGTCGGCCAGGAGCGCGCGCGCGACATCTTCGACATGATCGTCCGCGGTGCTTGGCTCACCGGCGAGCCCGGTACCTTCTTCATCGATCGGGCGAACGCATACAACCCGGTTCCGGCGCTCGGCAGCTACGAAGCGACGAACCCGTGTGGCGAGCAGCCGCTGCTCCCGTACGACGTCTGCAACCTCGGCAGCATCAACCTCGGCAAGTTCGTGAAGGAAGATGCGGCGCCGGGTGTCGATCCCGTCGAAGGCATCGACTGGGATGCATTACGGACGGTCGTCCACCTCTCGACGCATTTCTTGGACAACGTCATCGACGCGAATTGCTACCCGCTGCCGGAGATCCACGACCTTGCACAGAACATCCGCCGGATCGGGCTCGGCGTGATGGGTTGGGCCGACATGTTGGTCCGGCTCGGCATCGCCTACGACTCAGATGACGGCGTGGCGCTCGGTCGTCGCGTGATGGAGTTCGTAAACGAAGAGTCCCGCAATGCCTCCGAGAAGCTCGCGGAGACACGGGGCGTCTTCCCCGCGTGGGAGGAGTCGATCTGGGGCCCCGATGGTAAGGCTGCCACACGACCTGACGGTACCAGGGTCCGCAGAATGCGCGAACTGCGACACTGCAACCTGACGACGGTCGCACCGACTGGCACCATCTCGATCTTCGCGGGATGCTCGGGTGGTATCGAGCCGCTCTTCGCGGTCGCGTTCATGCGGAACCAGGCGGGCGTGCTCATGCCGGATGTGAATCCGGATTTCGTGCGGATGGCTGAAGAGGGGGGCTGGTACTCCGAAGAGTTGATGGAGAAGATCGCCAACGAGGGTCACATTCACTTCGAGGAGGTCCCCCAAGAGGCACAGCGGAGCTTCCGGACAGCCCACGACATCACTCCGGAATGGCACGTGCGCATGCAGGCTGCTTTCCAGGAGCACACCGACTCGGCGATCTCCAAGACCACGAACTTCCCACGTGAGGCGACCGAAGAGCAGGTGCGCGAGATCTACGAGCTCGCGTTCAGCCTCGGCTGCAAAGGTGTGACGGTGTATCGCGACGGCTCGCGGGAGCGGCAGGTGCTCTCCACGGGGAAGACGGCGCCGATCGCCGACAACGCGGAAGCCGTGGCTGGCATCTCCGAGCTCGAGCACTCCCTCGCGGACGCCCGCGAGGAGGCGCACAACCTCCGAATCGAGACCGAGCGCCTGAAGCACGAGCTGCAAGACCAGGACGTCACGCGCGGCGCGGCCCGTCACAAGCGTCAACGACCGCAGACGCTGCACGGCTTCACGATGAAGATGAACTCACCGCTCGGGGACCTGTACGTCACGATCAATGAGGACGAGACCGGCAGGCCGTTCGAGGTCTTCTGCACGTTGGGCAAGGCCGGCGGAGCTGCGAACGCGGACGCGGAGGCGATCGGCCGGCTCATGTCGCTCGCGCTGCGGTCGGGCATCCCCATCAGTCAGGTGAAGGATCAGCTACGCGGCATCTCCTGCGACCGGGCCGTAGGACTCGGGCCGAACAAGGTCCTGTCCGTGCCTGACGGGATCGGTCAGGCGATCGAGCGCTATCTGGAGGAGAAAGAGGGCATACAGGAGGCGCTGCCACTCACGACCGGCGCGATCCCCAGTACGAGCACGGCAGCGACGCAGACACAGTCGTCGAGCTATACCTCCGGCGTCCAGGCCTTCGACATGGGTACCTGTCCCGAGTGTGGCACCGGGCACCTCGCCTTCGAGGAGGGGTGTAAGAAGTGCCACGTCTGCGGCTACTCCGAGTGCGGATGA
- a CDS encoding M28 family peptidase, whose amino-acid sequence MMVLRAPTVRFLYGATALLVAGCFDANAPSGPTPGSPGFDGLRAFGLVEKQVAFGPRVPGAPGHEAQLDWMLARLDSLAPEVLSDTFGHVSSAGDSLVLVNVMARFRPELDRRIVILTHWDTRPTSDEAADPARRSDPVPGANDGGSGTAVLLELAALMAETPPPLGIDLLFVDGEDFGPNGEDMYLGAKRYARQIAVGEQVGARPLYGLLLDMVGDADPSFPVEAHSAEHAFVVVRKVWRAAARLGYSAYFPEAVAGRIFDDHVPLIEAGLPTANLIDFTYGGADNRFWHTPEDRPANVSAATLGMVGQVVTELVYAGG is encoded by the coding sequence ATGATGGTGCTCCGCGCTCCGACCGTGCGATTCCTCTACGGAGCCACCGCGCTCCTGGTCGCCGGCTGCTTCGACGCGAACGCACCCTCCGGCCCGACTCCGGGCTCTCCTGGCTTCGACGGCCTGCGAGCGTTCGGCCTGGTCGAGAAACAGGTCGCGTTCGGGCCGCGCGTTCCAGGTGCTCCGGGGCACGAGGCTCAGCTCGACTGGATGCTCGCGCGTCTCGACTCGCTCGCTCCCGAGGTCCTTTCGGACACCTTCGGGCACGTTTCGTCCGCGGGCGACTCGCTGGTGCTGGTCAACGTGATGGCTCGCTTCCGCCCCGAGCTCGACCGGAGGATCGTCATCCTGACCCACTGGGACACCCGTCCGACCTCGGACGAGGCGGCGGACCCGGCGCGGCGATCGGACCCTGTTCCCGGCGCGAACGACGGTGGATCGGGCACGGCGGTGCTACTGGAGCTCGCCGCTCTCATGGCAGAGACGCCCCCGCCCCTCGGGATCGATCTTCTTTTCGTGGACGGAGAGGACTTCGGACCGAACGGGGAAGACATGTACCTGGGGGCCAAGCGGTACGCGCGTCAGATCGCGGTGGGCGAGCAGGTGGGTGCGCGCCCGCTCTACGGCCTCCTGCTCGACATGGTCGGCGACGCCGATCCGAGCTTCCCGGTAGAGGCCCACTCCGCTGAGCACGCGTTCGTGGTGGTGCGCAAGGTGTGGCGTGCTGCGGCTCGGCTCGGCTACAGCGCGTATTTCCCGGAGGCGGTAGCTGGTCGCATCTTCGACGACCACGTTCCGCTCATCGAAGCGGGGCTGCCCACCGCCAACCTGATCGACTTCACCTATGGGGGCGCTGACAACAGGTTCTGGCACACGCCGGAGGATCGCCCGGCCAACGTCAGCGCGGCCACGCTCGGCATGGTCGGGCAAGTCGTGACTGAGTTGGTGTATGCGGGAGGCTAG
- a CDS encoding carbon-nitrogen hydrolase family protein: MSEATTVRAAVVQAAATPFDREAAVDKVCAMTAQAAERGANLVLFPEAYVGGYPWGLSFGTAVGGRSEAGRRVWGRYWSTAIEVPGPEVGRMGEAAEQAGVHLCVGVIERDSTYSGGTLFCTLLYIGPDGSLLGKHRKLKPTGAERLIWGEGDGSTLTTVETEYGTVGGLICWENYMPLARMAMYGKGVDIYLAPTADAHERWQATLQHIALEGRCFVLGCNQYARRDMYPEDLETREELEAWPEVLSRGGSAIYGPLGELLAGPLWEKEGILVADLDMSAIARSKFDFDVTGHYARPDVFKLEVDESPRPPVQ; encoded by the coding sequence ATGAGCGAAGCCACGACCGTTCGCGCCGCCGTCGTTCAGGCCGCCGCGACCCCCTTCGACCGCGAGGCGGCCGTCGACAAGGTGTGCGCGATGACCGCGCAGGCGGCCGAGAGAGGCGCGAACCTGGTACTCTTCCCCGAAGCCTACGTCGGCGGGTACCCTTGGGGCCTCTCCTTCGGGACGGCGGTCGGTGGTCGTTCCGAGGCGGGACGTCGTGTCTGGGGGCGATATTGGTCCACCGCCATCGAGGTGCCGGGTCCTGAGGTCGGGCGCATGGGCGAGGCGGCCGAGCAGGCGGGCGTTCATCTCTGCGTGGGCGTCATCGAACGCGACAGCACGTACAGCGGCGGCACGCTCTTCTGCACGCTCCTGTACATCGGCCCGGACGGCTCGCTGCTCGGCAAGCACCGCAAACTGAAGCCGACCGGCGCCGAGCGGCTCATCTGGGGCGAGGGTGATGGCAGTACGCTCACTACGGTCGAGACCGAGTACGGGACCGTGGGCGGTCTGATCTGCTGGGAGAACTACATGCCGTTGGCGCGCATGGCGATGTACGGCAAGGGCGTCGACATCTACCTCGCTCCGACCGCCGATGCGCACGAGCGATGGCAAGCGACGCTTCAGCACATCGCACTCGAGGGCCGTTGCTTCGTGCTCGGCTGCAACCAGTACGCGCGCCGGGACATGTACCCGGAGGACCTAGAGACGCGAGAGGAGCTCGAGGCGTGGCCCGAGGTGCTGAGTCGCGGAGGCTCCGCGATCTACGGGCCGCTCGGCGAACTGCTCGCCGGACCCCTCTGGGAGAAGGAAGGGATCCTGGTCGCGGATCTGGACATGAGCGCGATCGCGCGCAGCAAATTCGACTTCGACGTCACGGGTCACTATGCGCGCCCCGACGTGTTCAAGCTGGAGGTCGACGAGTCCCCGCGGCCGCCCGTGCAGTGA
- the rocD gene encoding ornithine--oxo-acid transaminase — protein sequence MTAATVTKTGAFLSEVDRFSAHNYHPLPVVLERGEGSWVWDVEGNRYLDMLSAYSALNQGHRHPDIIAAATEQLGRLTLTSRAFHNDVMGPFLRALCDATGFEKALPMNTGAEAVETAIKMVRKWGYKVKGVPEGKAEIIVCENNFHGRTTTIVGFSSEAQYKDGFGPFTPGFVEIAYGDADALAAVINENTVGFLVEPLQGEGGVVVPPEGYLAKARELCTAHNVAFMADEIQTGLGRTGRMFCCDWEGVRPDVLIVGKALGGGVYPVSAAIADSEFMDVYTPGDHGSTFGGNPLGAAVGLASLKVVRDEKLSERSDELGSWFMAQLRELDSPHVEEVRGQGLMVGVVIKESSGTARPFCEALHARGILAKETHHQVIRFAPPLTISKEDLEFALEQAREVLT from the coding sequence ATGACTGCAGCTACCGTGACGAAGACCGGTGCTTTCCTGAGCGAAGTAGACCGGTTCAGCGCGCACAATTATCATCCTCTCCCGGTCGTTCTGGAGCGAGGGGAGGGGTCGTGGGTCTGGGATGTCGAGGGCAATCGCTACCTGGACATGCTCAGCGCGTACTCAGCGCTCAACCAGGGCCACCGCCACCCGGACATCATCGCCGCTGCCACCGAACAGCTCGGCAGGCTCACGCTCACGTCGCGAGCGTTCCACAATGACGTGATGGGTCCGTTCCTGAGGGCTCTGTGCGATGCCACAGGATTCGAAAAGGCGCTTCCCATGAACACGGGCGCCGAGGCCGTCGAGACCGCGATCAAGATGGTCCGCAAGTGGGGCTACAAGGTGAAGGGTGTGCCCGAGGGCAAGGCCGAGATCATCGTCTGCGAGAACAACTTCCACGGGCGCACGACGACCATTGTCGGCTTCTCGTCCGAGGCGCAGTACAAGGATGGCTTCGGGCCGTTCACACCGGGCTTCGTAGAGATCGCGTATGGAGATGCCGACGCACTCGCCGCCGTGATCAACGAGAACACCGTGGGCTTCCTAGTCGAGCCTCTGCAGGGCGAGGGCGGAGTCGTCGTGCCGCCGGAGGGCTACCTGGCGAAGGCTCGCGAGCTGTGCACCGCGCACAACGTCGCGTTCATGGCGGACGAGATTCAGACGGGCCTCGGACGGACCGGCCGCATGTTCTGCTGCGACTGGGAAGGTGTGCGCCCCGACGTGCTCATCGTCGGCAAGGCTCTCGGAGGAGGCGTGTATCCGGTCTCTGCAGCGATCGCCGACTCGGAGTTCATGGATGTCTACACGCCCGGCGATCACGGCTCGACGTTCGGAGGCAACCCGCTCGGCGCCGCCGTCGGTCTAGCCTCGCTCAAGGTCGTGCGCGATGAGAAACTCTCCGAACGTTCGGACGAGCTGGGCAGTTGGTTCATGGCTCAGCTGCGCGAGCTCGACTCTCCGCACGTGGAAGAGGTTCGCGGTCAGGGGCTCATGGTCGGTGTCGTGATCAAGGAGTCGAGCGGCACCGCGCGCCCCTTCTGCGAGGCGCTGCACGCACGCGGTATCCTCGCGAAGGAGACGCACCATCAGGTGATCCGCTTCGCGCCCCCGCTGACGATCTCGAAGGAGGACCTCGAGTTCGCGCTCGAGCAAGCGCGCGAGGTGCTGACCTAG
- a CDS encoding oxidative damage protection protein, with amino-acid sequence MTAETFQCRRCGDDTSMLEKAPFRNEVGARILAEICTSCWQDWLQHQTLLINHYGLDPRDRKAREFLYEQIEQVLLGDGDGKEIDTSKQGTIEW; translated from the coding sequence ATGACTGCCGAGACGTTCCAATGCCGTCGCTGCGGAGACGACACGTCGATGTTGGAGAAGGCTCCGTTCCGAAACGAGGTCGGGGCACGGATCCTCGCCGAAATCTGCACGTCGTGTTGGCAGGATTGGCTACAGCATCAGACGCTGCTGATCAATCACTACGGCCTTGACCCGCGAGACCGGAAGGCGCGTGAGTTCCTCTACGAGCAGATCGAGCAGGTGCTGTTGGGTGACGGGGACGGCAAGGAGATCGACACCAGCAAGCAGGGCACGATCGAGTGGTGA
- a CDS encoding ketoacyl-ACP synthase III → MPRTAFAGTGFYVPDRVVKNEELTQYMDTSTEWIIERTGIEERRWVSEGMTGAEMARRASEMALSAADIDRSEIDAIVLGTLSPDVFFPGTGVFLQRDLGLEGVPALDVRAQCSGFVYGLSVADAWIKSGQYRTILLVGVEIHSTGIDLSTRGRDLAVLFGDGAGAVVLTATDEEGRGVLSTHLHADGHHAEMLWTEAAGSKNHPRISAEDIAAGRHYPRMEGREVFKHAVKRMPEVVEEALVANNLTAGDIDLLIPHQANLRISQMVQRRLGLEDDKVVNNIQRYGNTTAATIPIALAEAVRDERLERGDLLCLVAFGSGLTWGSALVRW, encoded by the coding sequence GTGCCACGCACAGCTTTCGCTGGAACCGGTTTCTACGTCCCGGACCGCGTCGTCAAGAACGAAGAACTCACGCAGTACATGGATACCTCAACCGAGTGGATCATCGAGCGCACCGGGATCGAGGAACGCCGTTGGGTGTCCGAGGGAATGACCGGTGCCGAGATGGCGCGCCGGGCGAGTGAGATGGCGCTCTCCGCAGCCGACATCGACCGAAGCGAAATCGACGCGATCGTACTTGGCACGCTCAGCCCGGACGTGTTCTTCCCGGGTACTGGTGTCTTCTTGCAACGGGACCTCGGGCTGGAAGGTGTTCCAGCGCTCGACGTGCGCGCCCAGTGTTCCGGTTTCGTCTACGGGCTCTCTGTCGCGGACGCGTGGATAAAGTCGGGTCAGTACCGGACCATCCTCCTGGTCGGGGTCGAGATCCACTCGACGGGCATCGACCTCTCGACCCGTGGCCGTGACCTCGCGGTCCTTTTCGGAGACGGCGCCGGCGCCGTGGTGCTCACCGCCACGGACGAGGAGGGTCGCGGGGTTCTGTCGACACACCTCCACGCCGACGGACACCACGCCGAGATGCTCTGGACCGAGGCCGCGGGGTCCAAGAACCACCCACGGATCTCTGCCGAAGACATCGCCGCTGGACGCCACTACCCTCGCATGGAGGGTAGAGAGGTCTTCAAGCACGCCGTGAAGCGCATGCCAGAGGTCGTCGAGGAGGCGTTGGTGGCGAACAACCTCACCGCGGGCGATATCGATCTTCTCATTCCCCACCAGGCGAATCTCCGCATTTCGCAGATGGTCCAGAGAAGGTTGGGTCTCGAGGATGATAAGGTCGTGAACAACATCCAACGGTACGGGAATACGACTGCTGCGACGATCCCGATCGCCCTCGCTGAAGCGGTCCGGGACGAGCGTCTGGAGAGGGGCGACTTGCTCTGTCTGGTCGCCTTCGGCTCCGGTCTCACGTGGGGTTCTGCCCTCGTGCGGTGGTAG
- a CDS encoding TraR/DksA C4-type zinc finger protein: MALTKKRLAHLEKRLLDERARALKALGLFDEMAKVDRESGDSDLAVYTDHMADQGTEAQEREKAAVFATKEGRYLYRVEEALRRLYNDPKTFGNCHTCGADIGFKRLDALPHARYCIDCKRKEEAVV, translated from the coding sequence ATGGCCCTCACGAAAAAACGGCTCGCGCATCTCGAGAAGCGGCTCCTCGATGAGAGGGCTCGCGCGCTGAAGGCGCTCGGACTTTTCGATGAGATGGCGAAGGTGGATCGTGAGTCCGGCGACTCGGACTTGGCTGTGTACACGGATCATATGGCGGACCAGGGCACGGAGGCGCAGGAGCGCGAGAAAGCGGCTGTCTTCGCGACCAAGGAGGGTCGGTATCTCTACCGCGTAGAAGAGGCGCTGCGCAGGTTGTACAACGACCCGAAGACTTTCGGCAACTGCCACACGTGTGGCGCAGATATCGGCTTCAAGCGGCTCGATGCGCTGCCGCATGCGCGCTACTGCATCGACTGCAAGCGGAAGGAAGAGGCGGTGGTTTAG
- a CDS encoding HRDC domain-containing protein — MSYIHIESDSDANRLADDLRSGGSIALDCEAAGFHRYSDRLCLVQVSTAAATYVVDPLAFDPSDLLRETLEDPQREVIMHGADFDLRLLHRDLGIELHGLFDTQIAASLLGLESLGLASLLEDRFGVKLSKKYQRADWAERPLTDGMLDYAAADTGHLIGLRDQLGEELAGAGRSAWVEEECRALEESAKVPEENAEPRDPVTRVKGARDLSRRQITALRVALNWRDELARERDKAPFRIVGDGPLIDVVAMRPRRPEELTSIKGFPRGLAKAEGHQLVRRLRAVVDMPETELQPYPRKKGGGPGRPPPEVEQLAERLKDVRNQKADELGLARGTLLANTVLLEVALGAPTSSEALAAMPGMRRWRMDVLGDQLLAVIGSQ; from the coding sequence ATGAGCTACATCCATATCGAAAGCGACAGCGACGCCAACCGCCTCGCGGACGATCTGAGATCGGGGGGGAGTATCGCGCTCGACTGCGAGGCGGCTGGCTTCCATCGCTATTCAGACCGGCTCTGCCTCGTTCAGGTCTCGACCGCCGCTGCGACATACGTGGTCGATCCGCTTGCGTTCGACCCCTCGGATCTCTTGCGCGAGACGCTGGAAGACCCGCAGCGGGAGGTCATCATGCACGGCGCTGACTTCGACCTGCGGCTCCTTCACCGCGACCTCGGCATCGAACTGCACGGGCTCTTCGATACACAGATCGCGGCGTCGCTCCTGGGACTCGAATCACTCGGCTTGGCTTCGCTGCTGGAAGATCGCTTCGGCGTGAAGCTCAGCAAAAAGTACCAGCGTGCGGACTGGGCGGAGCGCCCGCTCACAGATGGCATGCTCGACTACGCCGCGGCCGACACCGGCCATCTCATCGGCCTCCGGGACCAGTTGGGAGAGGAACTCGCCGGAGCCGGCCGCTCCGCTTGGGTGGAGGAGGAGTGCCGCGCGCTCGAGGAGTCCGCGAAGGTGCCCGAGGAGAACGCAGAACCGAGGGATCCGGTGACGCGAGTGAAGGGGGCCCGCGATCTCTCGCGCCGGCAGATCACGGCCTTGAGGGTGGCGTTGAACTGGCGGGACGAGCTGGCACGGGAACGCGACAAGGCGCCCTTCCGGATCGTGGGCGACGGACCACTGATCGATGTAGTCGCCATGCGTCCGCGACGGCCCGAGGAACTCACGTCCATCAAGGGATTCCCTCGGGGCCTCGCCAAAGCGGAGGGTCATCAACTCGTGAGGCGGCTTCGAGCCGTCGTGGACATGCCGGAAACCGAGCTCCAACCGTACCCGCGCAAGAAGGGCGGCGGGCCAGGGCGCCCGCCCCCCGAGGTCGAGCAACTCGCCGAGAGGCTCAAGGACGTGCGGAACCAGAAGGCGGACGAGCTCGGGCTGGCGCGGGGGACGCTGCTCGCGAACACGGTACTGCTCGAGGTCGCCCTCGGAGCCCCGACGAGCAGCGAAGCTCTCGCGGCGATGCCCGGTATGCGTCGATGGCGGATGGACGTTCTGGGAGACCAGCTACTCGCCGTGATTGGGAGTCAGTAA
- the pyk gene encoding pyruvate kinase has translation MLRTKVVCTLGPASSSPEMILEMVKRGMDLARLNMSHGSRDDHRASIAAVRAASGEVGRPVGVMVDLSGPKIRVGELEAPLQLEAGQTVVMAPEKSATGREIPTTYAPLAEEIEPGDQVLLDDGLLELRCTATEGDRTRLEVVRGGLLKPRKGINLPLVNLRTPSLTEKDLSDLDFALEEGVEYIALSFVRCAEDVVDLKRRVGNRALVVAKIEKVQALRAIEEILPETDAVMVARGDLGVELPFERVPLAQKRIIQLSNFYGRPVITATQMLESMIEHARPTRAEVSDVANAILDGTDAVMLSGETAVGKFPLNALEAIVKIGTEIERSGFLERGPRYLTHPGLRSRGGASPREHAVAAATVDAVRRVNAPAIIVLTKSGFSARLVTSYRPTVPVFAVTPDAHTYRQLAAVWGVRPVLAERLEMSYERQAEFGRQCVLDAGVGEPGASVAVTAGFPFHESGSTNTMRLERL, from the coding sequence ATGCTCCGTACCAAGGTGGTCTGCACCCTGGGCCCCGCGAGCTCCTCACCCGAGATGATCCTCGAAATGGTGAAACGGGGCATGGATCTCGCGCGCCTGAACATGTCGCACGGGAGTCGCGACGATCATCGGGCGTCGATAGCCGCAGTGCGTGCGGCTTCCGGGGAAGTAGGACGTCCAGTCGGCGTCATGGTCGATCTCTCGGGTCCGAAGATCCGTGTGGGCGAACTCGAAGCTCCGTTACAGCTCGAGGCCGGCCAGACCGTGGTGATGGCTCCGGAGAAGAGCGCCACCGGGAGAGAAATCCCGACGACGTATGCGCCACTCGCTGAGGAGATCGAGCCGGGGGACCAAGTACTGCTCGACGACGGTCTGCTGGAACTCCGTTGCACTGCCACGGAGGGTGATCGCACCAGGCTGGAGGTGGTTCGAGGGGGGCTGCTCAAGCCCCGCAAGGGTATCAACCTGCCGTTGGTCAACCTGCGTACCCCATCCCTTACCGAGAAGGACCTCTCTGACCTGGACTTCGCCCTCGAAGAGGGTGTCGAGTACATCGCGCTCTCGTTCGTACGGTGCGCCGAGGACGTCGTCGACCTCAAGCGTCGAGTGGGGAACCGGGCGTTGGTCGTGGCGAAGATCGAGAAAGTCCAGGCGTTGCGCGCGATCGAGGAGATCCTGCCCGAGACGGACGCCGTGATGGTTGCCCGGGGGGATCTCGGGGTGGAGCTCCCTTTCGAGCGCGTGCCGCTCGCGCAAAAACGCATCATCCAACTCTCAAACTTCTACGGTCGGCCGGTCATCACCGCGACGCAGATGCTCGAGTCGATGATCGAACATGCCCGTCCCACGCGCGCGGAGGTTTCCGACGTCGCGAACGCGATTCTCGATGGAACCGATGCGGTCATGCTGTCCGGCGAGACCGCCGTGGGGAAGTTCCCGCTGAACGCTCTTGAGGCGATCGTGAAGATCGGTACCGAGATCGAGCGCAGCGGGTTCCTGGAGCGTGGACCACGTTACCTGACTCATCCCGGGCTGCGCTCGCGCGGCGGCGCCTCACCACGCGAGCACGCCGTCGCGGCCGCGACCGTGGATGCGGTTCGCCGGGTCAATGCTCCCGCGATCATCGTGCTCACGAAGTCGGGCTTTTCGGCCCGCCTCGTCACGTCGTACCGGCCGACGGTGCCGGTCTTCGCTGTCACGCCTGACGCGCACACGTATCGCCAATTGGCCGCAGTGTGGGGGGTCCGCCCCGTGCTGGCCGAGCGACTCGAGATGAGCTACGAGCGCCAGGCGGAGTTCGGACGGCAATGCGTGCTGGACGCCGGTGTCGGTGAACCGGGCGCGTCCGTCGCGGTCACCGCCGGCTTCCCGTTCCATGAGTCCGGATCGACGAACACGATGCGCCTCGAGCGCCTCTAG
- a CDS encoding MBL fold metallo-hydrolase — MKLTFLGTGTSFGVPVVGCDCNACTSDDARDRRTRHGAVVDVDGRRLLVDTPPELRLQLLASGISDIEAVWFTHMHADHVHGIDDVRIFTVRGRGDLPAYVASEYRPMIARYFKYIFDDAYEPPTGSSKPRVQLKEIEAGRSVEIIGQDFVPLKVPHGSSSVYGFRVGSLGYITDGKSLPPETLAALEGVDVLVLNALWFGRPHPSHFNVEEAIEAAREVGAARTYLTHLTHRVTHAELEARLPDGVLPAYDGLTVEID, encoded by the coding sequence TTGAAGCTGACCTTTCTCGGTACCGGCACTTCTTTCGGCGTTCCGGTCGTGGGGTGCGACTGCAACGCCTGCACTTCAGACGATGCTCGCGACCGACGCACACGCCACGGCGCGGTCGTCGACGTCGACGGACGGCGACTGCTCGTCGACACGCCGCCCGAGCTCCGTCTCCAACTGCTCGCATCCGGGATCTCCGATATCGAGGCCGTCTGGTTCACGCATATGCACGCCGACCATGTGCACGGCATCGACGACGTGCGGATCTTCACGGTTCGTGGCCGGGGTGACCTGCCCGCGTACGTGGCATCCGAGTACCGGCCGATGATCGCGCGGTACTTCAAATACATCTTCGACGACGCGTACGAACCGCCGACGGGCAGCTCGAAACCACGAGTCCAGCTCAAGGAGATCGAGGCGGGCCGGTCGGTTGAGATCATCGGTCAGGACTTCGTGCCCTTGAAGGTGCCTCACGGCTCGAGCTCGGTGTACGGCTTCCGCGTCGGTAGCCTCGGATACATCACGGACGGCAAGAGCCTCCCGCCCGAAACGCTTGCGGCTCTCGAGGGAGTCGATGTGCTGGTGCTGAACGCTCTCTGGTTCGGGCGTCCTCATCCGTCGCACTTCAATGTCGAAGAAGCGATCGAGGCCGCGCGGGAGGTCGGCGCGGCGAGGACGTACCTGACACACCTCACGCACAGGGTGACGCACGCGGAGCTTGAGGCGCGTCTACCCGACGGCGTGTTGCCGGCGTACGACGGTTTGACAGTGGAGATCGACTAG